A genome region from Candidatus Methylomirabilota bacterium includes the following:
- a CDS encoding ABC transporter substrate-binding protein, whose product MRADSPSDRPGRRQFLRTAGLAGILAARRAPAFAQGASLHILQWSHFVPAADTLFDAQAQEFGKQAGATVRIERINQNDIQARVTAAVQSGAGADIITIANNHALLYDTALADVSDIAEEVGGKQGGWYDYARVNCVAGGRWVGVPYFLISWAVTYREDWLQAEGLRYPQTWDEFRATGKKMKAKGKPFGQAFGHSINDPNNWCYPLVWMWGGMEVDKDGRTVVLNRKATVDAVKWNNVLWKDCFDEGGLAWDDSNNNRAFLSQEISLTGNAPSIYVAARGKFPDVYKGTNHGHYPPGPAGRFYWLPAWNSVVPKYSKSQKLAKDFIRYYMERAQYDKYFEVMDTFGIPGTRGYKDSPLWRKDPKTAVFPETLQYARQVGHAGPPGRKATEALSKYILVDMFAKSIQGLAPEDAVKWAEAELKKIYEA is encoded by the coding sequence ATGCGCGCCGACTCACCGAGCGACCGGCCGGGCCGTAGGCAGTTCCTCCGCACCGCGGGGCTCGCGGGCATCCTCGCTGCCCGGCGTGCCCCCGCCTTCGCCCAGGGCGCCTCGCTCCACATCCTGCAGTGGTCGCACTTCGTCCCCGCCGCCGACACCCTGTTCGACGCGCAGGCCCAGGAGTTCGGCAAGCAGGCGGGCGCGACAGTCCGCATCGAGCGCATCAACCAGAACGACATTCAGGCGCGGGTCACCGCCGCGGTGCAGAGCGGCGCGGGCGCGGACATCATCACGATCGCCAACAACCACGCGCTGCTCTACGACACCGCCCTCGCCGACGTCTCCGACATCGCCGAAGAGGTCGGCGGCAAGCAGGGCGGCTGGTACGACTACGCGCGGGTCAACTGCGTGGCGGGCGGCCGCTGGGTGGGGGTCCCGTACTTCCTCATTTCCTGGGCCGTGACCTATCGCGAGGACTGGCTGCAGGCCGAGGGCCTGCGCTATCCGCAGACCTGGGACGAGTTCCGCGCCACCGGCAAGAAGATGAAGGCCAAGGGCAAGCCCTTCGGCCAGGCCTTCGGCCACAGCATCAACGACCCCAACAACTGGTGCTACCCCCTGGTGTGGATGTGGGGCGGGATGGAGGTGGACAAGGACGGCCGCACCGTCGTCCTCAACCGCAAGGCCACGGTGGACGCGGTGAAGTGGAACAACGTGCTGTGGAAGGACTGCTTCGACGAGGGCGGGCTGGCCTGGGACGACAGCAACAACAACCGCGCCTTCCTCTCCCAGGAGATCTCGCTGACCGGCAACGCCCCCAGCATCTACGTGGCCGCCCGCGGGAAGTTCCCCGACGTCTACAAGGGCACGAATCACGGCCACTACCCCCCGGGGCCGGCCGGGCGCTTCTACTGGCTCCCCGCGTGGAACAGCGTCGTCCCGAAGTACAGCAAGAGCCAGAAACTCGCCAAGGACTTCATCCGTTACTACATGGAGCGAGCGCAGTACGACAAGTACTTCGAGGTCATGGACACCTTCGGCATCCCCGGCACGCGCGGCTACAAGGATTCCCCGCTCTGGCGAAAGGATCCCAAGACGGCGGTGTTCCCCGAGACGCTACAGTACGCCCGTCAGGTCGGTCACGCCGGGCCACCGGGCCGCAAGGCCACCGAGGCCCTGTCCAAGTACATCCTCGTCGACATGTTCGCGAAGAGCATCCAGGGACTGGCCCCCGAGGACGCCGTCAAATGGGCCGAAGCGGAGCTGAAGAAGATTTACGAGGCCTGA
- a CDS encoding extracellular solute-binding protein: MRDSSHVPARSRAALSRRRFLAGAAAVPALAGLEGILAARRAPAFAQGTKLHIVRWVDFIPEADVELKRQAPEASKALGAEVQFEFINANDLQPRITAAIQSGAGADLFQMLYNWAHLYANALVDVSDVAEPIGKAQGGFYDVFAAANKVNGRWLAMPHGIGGNAVAYRRSWHAEIGITEFPKTMEAWREIGKKLKAKGRPVGQALGHSFGDPPTFAYPLLWSYGGAETDPTGKKVVINSKGTVESVKFMQAFWKDACDEGGLAWDDTNNNRAFHAGEISATLNGASIYIVAKRQKDKIKDDKGEPLYLDIEHAAPLPGGPAGQAALYVPFQHALMKYSKNQKLAKDFLRWLHQKENYGKWFEVNEGYSVGAATAWEEHPMWGRVDKPLQIFRRAARQGRMIGYQGPATAKATESYSKYIVVDMYAKAVQGMKAEDAVKWAETELKSIYEA, encoded by the coding sequence ATGCGCGATTCCAGTCACGTTCCGGCTCGCTCCCGTGCTGCCCTGTCCCGCCGGCGTTTCCTCGCCGGCGCCGCCGCGGTGCCCGCCCTCGCCGGGCTCGAGGGCATCCTCGCCGCGCGGCGCGCCCCCGCGTTCGCCCAGGGCACCAAGCTCCACATCGTGCGCTGGGTGGACTTCATCCCCGAGGCCGATGTCGAGCTGAAGCGCCAGGCCCCGGAGGCCAGCAAGGCGCTCGGCGCGGAGGTGCAGTTCGAGTTCATCAATGCCAACGACCTCCAGCCACGCATCACCGCCGCGATCCAATCTGGCGCGGGCGCCGATCTCTTCCAGATGCTCTACAACTGGGCGCACCTCTACGCCAACGCCCTCGTGGACGTCTCCGACGTGGCCGAGCCCATCGGCAAGGCGCAGGGCGGCTTCTACGACGTGTTCGCCGCCGCCAACAAGGTCAACGGGCGCTGGCTCGCCATGCCCCACGGCATCGGCGGCAACGCCGTCGCCTACCGGCGGTCGTGGCACGCCGAGATCGGCATCACGGAATTTCCCAAGACCATGGAGGCCTGGCGCGAGATCGGCAAGAAGCTCAAGGCCAAAGGCCGGCCGGTCGGGCAGGCGCTCGGCCACAGCTTCGGCGATCCGCCCACCTTCGCGTATCCCCTGCTCTGGAGCTACGGCGGCGCGGAGACCGATCCCACCGGCAAGAAAGTCGTGATCAACTCCAAGGGCACGGTGGAGTCGGTCAAGTTCATGCAGGCCTTCTGGAAGGATGCGTGCGACGAGGGCGGTCTGGCCTGGGACGACACCAACAACAACCGGGCGTTCCACGCCGGCGAGATCTCGGCCACGCTGAACGGGGCCAGCATCTACATCGTGGCCAAGCGCCAAAAGGACAAGATCAAGGACGACAAGGGCGAGCCCCTCTACCTCGACATCGAGCACGCGGCGCCGCTTCCCGGCGGGCCCGCCGGCCAGGCCGCGCTCTACGTCCCCTTCCAGCACGCCCTCATGAAGTACTCGAAGAATCAGAAGCTCGCCAAGGACTTCCTCCGCTGGCTGCATCAGAAGGAGAACTACGGCAAGTGGTTCGAGGTCAACGAGGGCTACTCGGTGGGCGCGGCCACCGCGTGGGAAGAGCACCCGATGTGGGGGCGCGTCGACAAGCCGCTCCAAATCTTCCGCCGCGCCGCGCGGCAGGGCCGGATGATCGGCTATCAGGGTCCGGCCACGGCGAAGGCCACCGAGTCCTACTCGAAGTACATCGTCGTCGACATGTACGCCAAGGCCGTTCAGGGCATGAAGGCCGAGGATGCGGTGAAGTGGGCCGAAACCGAGCTCAAGAGCATCTACGAGGCCTGA
- a CDS encoding extracellular solute-binding protein, whose product MSPRDSERPDPGRRAFLAGAAAASAAVGLEGVLAARRPPAFAQGTKLHLLRWVDFIPACDVVLKQEILPAASKALGAEVQLETINGNDLQPRITAAIQSGGGPDIIQMLHNWPHLYQAALADVTDLGEWQGKDQGGYYAQAEAAAKDGKRWLALPHGIVGLQIAYRKSWLAEVGATAFPKTLEDLRQVGMKLKKKGHPYGQTLGHTFGDAPAWSYPLIWAYGAAEVDQTGRKVVLDSKGAVEAVKFMQAFWKDACDEGGLAWDDTTNNRAFLAGEISATLNGASIYIAAKRGQDKIKDEKGEPMVRDIEHAPLPAGPSGVWGYHVAFSHAVMKYGKNQKLAKDFLKWLHGKEQFGKWFEVAEGFSVGSTKYWEQHPLWTKVDEPMKIYRQAAGASRMIGYAGPPSAKATEVYSKYIITDMFAKAVQGTSAEDSVKWAAGELRKIYG is encoded by the coding sequence ATGTCCCCACGTGATTCCGAGCGTCCCGACCCCGGCCGGCGAGCTTTTCTCGCGGGCGCCGCCGCGGCATCCGCCGCCGTCGGCCTGGAAGGCGTGCTCGCCGCGCGCCGTCCACCCGCCTTCGCCCAGGGCACCAAGCTGCACCTCCTCCGCTGGGTCGATTTCATCCCGGCGTGCGACGTCGTCCTGAAGCAGGAAATCCTTCCCGCGGCGTCCAAGGCGCTGGGCGCCGAGGTCCAGCTGGAGACCATCAACGGCAATGACCTCCAGCCGCGTATCACCGCCGCGATCCAATCGGGCGGCGGACCGGACATCATCCAGATGCTCCACAACTGGCCGCATCTCTACCAGGCCGCGCTCGCCGACGTCACCGATCTCGGCGAGTGGCAGGGCAAGGATCAGGGCGGGTACTACGCCCAGGCGGAAGCCGCCGCCAAGGACGGCAAGCGCTGGCTCGCCCTGCCCCACGGCATCGTGGGCCTGCAGATCGCCTACCGGAAGTCGTGGCTCGCCGAGGTCGGCGCCACCGCCTTCCCCAAGACCCTGGAGGACCTCCGCCAGGTCGGCATGAAGCTCAAGAAGAAGGGACACCCCTACGGGCAGACTCTGGGACACACCTTCGGCGACGCGCCCGCATGGAGCTATCCGCTCATCTGGGCCTACGGCGCCGCCGAGGTCGATCAGACCGGCAGGAAGGTGGTGCTGGACAGCAAAGGCGCGGTCGAGGCCGTCAAGTTCATGCAGGCCTTCTGGAAGGACGCCTGCGACGAGGGCGGGCTGGCCTGGGACGACACCACCAACAACCGCGCCTTCCTCGCCGGCGAGATCTCCGCGACGCTGAACGGCGCCAGTATCTACATCGCGGCCAAGCGCGGTCAGGACAAGATCAAGGACGAGAAGGGCGAGCCGATGGTCCGCGACATCGAGCACGCGCCCCTGCCCGCGGGCCCGTCCGGCGTCTGGGGCTACCACGTGGCCTTCTCCCACGCCGTCATGAAGTACGGCAAGAATCAGAAGCTCGCCAAGGACTTCCTCAAGTGGCTGCACGGCAAGGAACAGTTCGGGAAATGGTTCGAGGTCGCGGAGGGCTTCTCGGTCGGGTCCACCAAGTACTGGGAGCAGCATCCGCTGTGGACCAAGGTCGACGAGCCCATGAAGATCTACCGGCAGGCGGCGGGGGCCTCGCGCATGATCGGCTACGCCGGCCCGCCCTCCGCGAAGGCCACCGAGGTCTATTCCAAGTACATCATCACCGACATGTTCGCGAAGGCGGTGCAGGGCACCTCGGCCGAGGACAGCGTGAAGTGGGCCGCGGGCGAGCTGCGGAAGATCTACGGATGA
- a CDS encoding ABC transporter substrate-binding protein translates to MTRARIRRVAVGLAAVALAAGLAPRPAPAQPVQITIVQPAEATTMDPGRSTQVLTVNYFYNLYDSLTRWDSALALQSGLATSWRALNDTTWDFTLRPGVKFHDGAPLTADDVKATLERNLIPGRTGVTAGFATIESVQVPTPGVVRIITKKPDPLLPVRMAQMGSQIIPARFTTEDGAKELARRPVGTGAYRFVEWVKDERLVMEANRDWWGWEGRKPSVDRVVWKPIPEDFPRLVALDKGEADIVTNVPPDRIKSIAEGRTTRVVSVPSSRTAACAINASGGPLADKRVRQALHYALDMNAIIKGIYAGYGKPYSGGVADTDFGFNPTLKPYPYDLARAKALLSEAGYGSGIDVTLHAGMGTMVNDKQLIEVIADMWAKAGIRAKIAMMEMGARQKMVNDRALPVGGLLLINPQSTLLDADGSVWRLLHPTGLNGKYWAGSQPGHRFHDLMEQARYSLDPAKRKPLYMEATQILHDEKPWLDLFQEVIVYGTSQRVSFKPRADYRLIAAEMQVSR, encoded by the coding sequence ATGACGCGCGCCCGGATCCGCCGCGTCGCCGTCGGTCTTGCCGCCGTCGCGCTGGCCGCAGGGCTCGCCCCGCGGCCAGCGCCGGCCCAGCCCGTGCAGATCACCATCGTCCAGCCCGCCGAGGCGACGACCATGGATCCCGGGCGCAGCACCCAGGTCCTCACCGTGAACTACTTCTACAACCTCTACGACTCGCTCACCCGCTGGGATTCCGCCCTTGCGCTGCAGTCCGGGCTGGCGACGTCGTGGCGCGCGCTCAACGACACCACGTGGGACTTCACCCTTCGGCCCGGCGTGAAGTTCCACGACGGCGCCCCCCTCACCGCCGATGACGTGAAGGCCACCCTCGAGCGCAACCTGATTCCCGGGCGCACCGGGGTCACCGCGGGCTTCGCCACCATCGAGTCCGTGCAGGTCCCCACGCCCGGCGTCGTGCGCATCATCACCAAGAAGCCCGATCCCCTGCTCCCCGTCCGCATGGCGCAGATGGGCTCGCAGATCATCCCCGCGCGCTTCACCACCGAGGACGGCGCGAAGGAGCTCGCGCGCCGGCCCGTGGGCACCGGCGCCTATCGCTTCGTCGAGTGGGTGAAGGACGAGCGGCTCGTCATGGAAGCCAACCGAGACTGGTGGGGCTGGGAAGGGCGCAAGCCGAGCGTGGACCGCGTGGTCTGGAAGCCGATTCCCGAGGACTTTCCGCGCCTGGTCGCGCTGGACAAGGGCGAGGCGGACATCGTGACGAATGTGCCGCCGGACCGCATCAAATCGATCGCCGAGGGTCGAACAACCCGAGTAGTCAGCGTGCCGTCCTCCCGCACCGCGGCCTGCGCCATCAATGCCAGCGGGGGGCCTCTCGCCGACAAGCGCGTGCGCCAGGCGCTGCACTACGCCCTGGACATGAACGCGATCATCAAGGGGATCTACGCGGGCTACGGCAAGCCCTACTCGGGCGGCGTGGCCGACACCGATTTCGGCTTCAACCCCACGCTCAAGCCCTACCCCTACGATCTCGCGCGTGCGAAGGCGCTGCTCAGCGAGGCCGGCTACGGAAGCGGCATCGACGTCACGCTACACGCCGGCATGGGCACCATGGTCAACGATAAGCAGCTCATCGAGGTGATCGCGGACATGTGGGCCAAGGCCGGCATCCGCGCCAAGATCGCCATGATGGAGATGGGCGCGCGCCAGAAGATGGTCAACGATCGGGCCCTGCCCGTCGGCGGGCTGCTCCTCATCAACCCGCAGTCCACCCTGCTGGACGCCGACGGCAGCGTGTGGCGGCTTCTCCATCCCACCGGGCTCAACGGCAAGTACTGGGCGGGCAGCCAGCCCGGGCATCGCTTTCACGATCTGATGGAGCAGGCCCGCTACTCCCTGGACCCCGCGAAGCGCAAGCCGCTCTACATGGAGGCCACCCAGATCCTGCACGACGAGAAGCCCTGGCTCGATCTCTTCCAGGAAGTGATCGTCTACGGCACAAGCCAGCGGGTGAGCTTCAAGCCGCGGGCCGACTACCGGCTCATCGCGGCCGAGATGCAGGTCTCGCGCTAG
- a CDS encoding cupin domain-containing protein yields the protein MAVRVPLMETGRLRARVDELRARKGPPPWSDALVLTDDIQAFIICHPPGQPNDTHYHLHDEWWVVLAGEIDWYIEDEPKPVRGRAGDFVFGPKNRWHHLEPVGTEPTIRIAINARGEFHRYDRPGCRPLPAS from the coding sequence ATGGCCGTCCGCGTGCCTCTCATGGAGACGGGCCGCCTGCGGGCCCGGGTCGACGAGCTGCGCGCCCGCAAAGGGCCGCCGCCCTGGTCGGACGCCCTCGTGCTCACGGACGACATCCAGGCGTTCATCATTTGCCATCCGCCGGGGCAGCCCAACGACACCCACTATCACCTGCACGACGAGTGGTGGGTGGTGCTGGCCGGCGAGATCGACTGGTACATCGAGGACGAGCCCAAGCCCGTTCGCGGCCGGGCGGGCGATTTCGTGTTCGGTCCGAAGAACCGCTGGCATCACCTCGAGCCCGTGGGCACCGAGCCGACCATTCGCATCGCCATCAACGCGCGGGGCGAGTTCCACCGCTACGATCGCCCCGGCTGCAGGCCCCTGCCCGCGTCCTAG
- a CDS encoding cytochrome c, translating to MRIRGWKTVVLALALGLLVGTGMLATQSLDAGAAAHGASAEIARGQYLTTIMDCAGCHTPGALAGQPDFDRRLAGSAIGFALPGGGIVYPKNLTPDAETGLGRWSEDEIARAVRQGQSRNGRVLIPVMPWPSYAVLTEADARAIAVYLKSVPPVRFEVPRDVRAGETPAAPYMTVITP from the coding sequence GTGAGGATCAGGGGCTGGAAGACGGTAGTGCTGGCGCTGGCGCTCGGCCTCTTGGTCGGGACGGGCATGCTCGCGACGCAGTCCCTCGATGCCGGCGCCGCCGCGCACGGCGCCTCCGCCGAGATCGCGCGCGGACAATACCTCACCACGATCATGGATTGCGCCGGCTGCCACACCCCGGGCGCGCTCGCGGGGCAGCCGGACTTCGACCGGCGACTCGCCGGCTCGGCCATCGGCTTCGCGCTGCCCGGCGGCGGCATCGTGTATCCAAAGAACCTCACGCCGGACGCCGAGACGGGATTGGGCCGCTGGAGCGAGGACGAGATCGCACGGGCGGTACGCCAGGGTCAGAGCCGCAACGGCCGCGTGTTGATCCCGGTGATGCCATGGCCCTCGTACGCCGTGCTCACCGAAGCCGACGCGCGGGCCATCGCGGTCTATCTCAAGAGCGTGCCCCCGGTGCGCTTCGAAGTCCCGCGCGACGTCCGCGCCGGCGAGACGCCCGCCGCCCCCTACATGACGGTGATCACGCCCTAG